Proteins from a single region of Anthonomus grandis grandis chromosome 10, icAntGran1.3, whole genome shotgun sequence:
- the LOC126741301 gene encoding facilitated trehalose transporter Tret1-like isoform X2, with amino-acid sequence MTKKYVLNRMDVTTGESRGKRLPQYLAALSVCLGSVAAGSVLGWTGTISEVLKKSALNGIPVDENVLGWISGFATLGAMVICFPIGFICDYIGRKWACLLTIIPFTVGWLLVIFANGTAMLYIGRFLTGIAGGAFCVAAPLYTSEIAEKEIRGALGSYFQLLLTVGILFAYVLGAFCTPQMLSIICAFIPILFGLVFFFQPETPVYLLKKRNRSGALSSLRRLRGEAYNSENEIRELQEQLDRSEQETVSFFQALQTKAAKKALFICFSLMIIQQLSGVNAVIFFTSTIFASTGGSIDPNYATIGIGVVQVTATFIASLVIDKFGRKILLIGSAICMALSGCLLGIYFSLNDRHLVSKEIISDLGFLPIVSLVIFISVFSLGFGPIPWMAAAEIMPPEIKSTASSAVATFNWFLAFIVTRFFNNLVVSIGGDVTFYIFSGISLAGSVFVLLFVPETKGKTTQEIQDILSGVRPGNADSKGVENPNFKS; translated from the exons ATGACTAAGAAATATGTTTTG AACAGAATGGACGTTACAACGGGGGAGAGTCGGGGAAAGCGGTTGCCTCAATACTTGGCCGCATTATCAG tttGTTTGGGTTCGGTAGCTGCCGGATCGGTGCTAGGTTGGACCGGTACCATATCggaggttttaaaaaaatcagctttaAACGGCATTCCGGTAGACGAGAACGTCCTAGGATGGATCTCTGGATTCGCCACCCTGGGTGCTATGGTCATATGTTTTCCTATTGG TTTCATATGTGACTATATTGGAAGAAAATGGGCGTGTCTTTTAACAATTATTCCATTTACCGTGGGATGGTTACTGGTAATATTTGCTAATGGTACTGCCATGTTATATATAGGAAGGTTTCTAACTGGAATAGCAG GTGGTGCTTTTTGTGTAGCTGCACCGCTCTATACCAGCGAAATAGCCGAAAAAGAAATCAGGGGAGCGCTAGGAAGCTATTTCCAACTATTGCTTACCGTGGGAATTTTATTTGCCTATGTTTTGGGTGCTTTTTGCACGCCGCAAATGCTGAGTATTATTTGTGCCTTTATACCGATCCTTTTTGGATTGGTATTCTTCTTTCAACCCGAAACTCCG gtgtatttattgaaaaaacgaaACAGGTCCGGAGCTTTGAGCAGTTTACGGAGATTACGGGGAGAAGCGTATAATAGCGAAAACGAAATTAGAGAATTACAGGAACAATTGGATAGGAGCGAACAGGAAACT gtttcatTCTTTCAAGCTCTACAAACTAAGGCCGCAAAAAAGGCTCTTTTCATTTGCTTCAGTTTGATGATCATTCAGCAGTTGAGTGGTGTGAATGCCGTCATCTTTTTCACCTCTACCATTTTCGCTAGCACGGGAGGCTCTATCGATCCAAACTATGCTACCattg gAATAGGAGTTGTTCAAGTCACGGCCACTTTTATCGCATCCCTGGTAATAGACAAATTCGGCCGGAAAATCCTGCTAATTGGATCAGCGATATGCATGGCATTGTCCGGATGTCTCCTGGGAATCTACTTTTCATTGAACGATCGTCACTTGGTCAGCAAGGAAATTATCAGCGATCTCGGCTTTTTACCGATCGTGAGTCTCGTGATTTTCATCAGTGTTTTCTCGTTGGGTTTTGGTCCGATCCCTTGGATGGCCGCTGCTGAAATTATGCCACCAG AAATCAAATCTACTGCCAGTTCTGCGGTCGCCACCTTTAACTGGTTCCTGGCTTTTATCGTAACCaggtttttcaataatttggtTGTTTCAATAGGAG gtGACGTGACTTTCTACATTTTTTCGGGAATCTCGTTGGCGGGCAGCGTTTTCGTTTTATTGTTTGTTCCGGAAACGAAAGGCAAAACCACTCAAGAGATTCAGGACATTTTAAGCGGAGTCAGGCCTGGAAACGCCGACAGTAAAGGAGTGGAAAATCCCAATTTTAagagttaa
- the LOC126741513 gene encoding adipokinetic hormone/corazonin-related peptide receptor variant I-like isoform X1, whose protein sequence is MNLSVMPNATTEFWMRNETLPISDPNHNQATIPISLPKSQLYSSRNILIILMYMILFFVAGIGNLTVFISLFRSRHRKSRISLMIRHLAVADLIVTFVMIPIEVCWRLTGRWLAGNVACKMVQFVRALGPYLSSNVLVCISLDRYFAVMHPLQVNAARKRGKMMLMVAWGASLTYCVPQCFVFHLRSHPLNPDYKQCVTFGSFPNEFLELIYNLSCLVFLYFIPLTVIIVSYSCILAEISKTSKAHRVNNSKESIKNSSNKLRLRRSDTKTIERARSRTLRMTVIIVVIYILCCTPYTVMTLWYMFDRTTAEQSLPVLVQDFFFMMVISNSCMNPIVYGSFVIDFKKFSCQCSECGEKTSTDSMIPLNSGMVKKIPNIPI, encoded by the exons ATGAATTTATCCGTAATGCCCAATGCCACTACGGAATTCTGGATGAGAAATGAAACGCTACCGATTTCAGATCCGAATCATAACCAAGCTACGATACCGATTAGTTTGCCAAAGAGCCAACTCTACTCCAGCCGGAATATTCTTATTATCCTGATGTACATGATCCTGTTTTTCGTTGCCGGAATCGGGAATTTGACGgtttttatttcactttttcGCTCGAGACACCGAAAGTCCAGGATTTCGTTGATGATCCGACACTTGGCCGTAGCAGATCTAATTGTAACTTTTGTAATGATACCGATTGAA GTTTGTTGGCGACTTACTGGTCGATGGTTGGCAGGCAACGTAGCATGCAAAATGGTGCAATTCGTACGCGCTCTAGGACCTTATTTGAGCAGTAACGTATTGGtctgcatttccctggatcgcTATTTTGCGGTTATGCATCCCCTTCAAGTCAATGCCGCCAGAAAAAGAGGAAAAATGATGTTAATGGTCGCCTGGGGAGCCTCTTTGACCTATTGTGTGCCCCAG TGCTTCGTTTTCCATTTACGGTCTCACCCGCTAAATCCAGATTACAAACAATGCGTGACCTTCGGATCATTTCCCAACGAGTTTCTGGAACTGATTTATAATCTGTCCTGTTTGGTCTTTTTGTACTTTATTCCGTTAACGGTCATCATTGTGTCTTACAGTTGTATACTCGCTGAGATTTCCAAAACGTCCAAAGCTCACCGAGTTAATAATT CAAAAGAATCAATAAAGAACTCCAGTAACAAATTAAGACTTAGAAGATCCGACACCAAAACTATAGAGAGGGCAAGAAGCAGGACTCTAAGAATGACCGTTATAATAGTTGTCATATACATTTTGTGCTGTACGCCCTACACTGTTATGACTTTATG GTACATGTTTGATAGGACTACAGCGGAGCAAAGCCTGCCAGTTTTAGTAcaagattttttctttatgatGGTGATCTCCAACAGTTGCATGAATCCGATTGTTTATGGCAGTTTcgttattgattttaaaaagttttcctGCCAATGTTCGGAATGCGGAGAAAAAACATCAACCGATTCAATGATACCCT TAAACTCTGGAATGGTTAAAAAAATCCCCAACATCCCGATATAG
- the LOC126741513 gene encoding adipokinetic hormone/corazonin-related peptide receptor variant I-like isoform X3, whose translation MNLSVMPNATTEFWMRNETLPISDPNHNQATIPISLPKSQLYSSRNILIILMYMILFFVAGIGNLTVFISLFRSRHRKSRISLMIRHLAVADLIVTFVMIPIEVCWRLTGRWLAGNVACKMVQFVRALGPYLSSNVLVCISLDRYFAVMHPLQVNAARKRGKMMLMVAWGASLTYCVPQCFVFHLRSHPLNPDYKQCVTFGSFPNEFLELIYNLSCLVFLYFIPLTVIIVSYSCILAEISKTSKAHRVNNSKESIKNSSNKLRLRRSDTKTIERARSRTLRMTVIIVVIYILCCTCLIGLQRSKACQF comes from the exons ATGAATTTATCCGTAATGCCCAATGCCACTACGGAATTCTGGATGAGAAATGAAACGCTACCGATTTCAGATCCGAATCATAACCAAGCTACGATACCGATTAGTTTGCCAAAGAGCCAACTCTACTCCAGCCGGAATATTCTTATTATCCTGATGTACATGATCCTGTTTTTCGTTGCCGGAATCGGGAATTTGACGgtttttatttcactttttcGCTCGAGACACCGAAAGTCCAGGATTTCGTTGATGATCCGACACTTGGCCGTAGCAGATCTAATTGTAACTTTTGTAATGATACCGATTGAA GTTTGTTGGCGACTTACTGGTCGATGGTTGGCAGGCAACGTAGCATGCAAAATGGTGCAATTCGTACGCGCTCTAGGACCTTATTTGAGCAGTAACGTATTGGtctgcatttccctggatcgcTATTTTGCGGTTATGCATCCCCTTCAAGTCAATGCCGCCAGAAAAAGAGGAAAAATGATGTTAATGGTCGCCTGGGGAGCCTCTTTGACCTATTGTGTGCCCCAG TGCTTCGTTTTCCATTTACGGTCTCACCCGCTAAATCCAGATTACAAACAATGCGTGACCTTCGGATCATTTCCCAACGAGTTTCTGGAACTGATTTATAATCTGTCCTGTTTGGTCTTTTTGTACTTTATTCCGTTAACGGTCATCATTGTGTCTTACAGTTGTATACTCGCTGAGATTTCCAAAACGTCCAAAGCTCACCGAGTTAATAATT CAAAAGAATCAATAAAGAACTCCAGTAACAAATTAAGACTTAGAAGATCCGACACCAAAACTATAGAGAGGGCAAGAAGCAGGACTCTAAGAATGACCGTTATAATAGTTGTCATATACATTTTGTGCT GTACATGTTTGATAGGACTACAGCGGAGCAAAGCCTGCCAGTTTTAG
- the LOC126741301 gene encoding facilitated trehalose transporter Tret1-2 homolog isoform X1, with protein MNSNRSSSSSSHFNDSDFSSTSSDIANHDKFTKKRKKFSKKIKKNARISEQKHIQDILNRMDVTTGESRGKRLPQYLAALSVCLGSVAAGSVLGWTGTISEVLKKSALNGIPVDENVLGWISGFATLGAMVICFPIGFICDYIGRKWACLLTIIPFTVGWLLVIFANGTAMLYIGRFLTGIAGGAFCVAAPLYTSEIAEKEIRGALGSYFQLLLTVGILFAYVLGAFCTPQMLSIICAFIPILFGLVFFFQPETPVYLLKKRNRSGALSSLRRLRGEAYNSENEIRELQEQLDRSEQETVSFFQALQTKAAKKALFICFSLMIIQQLSGVNAVIFFTSTIFASTGGSIDPNYATIGIGVVQVTATFIASLVIDKFGRKILLIGSAICMALSGCLLGIYFSLNDRHLVSKEIISDLGFLPIVSLVIFISVFSLGFGPIPWMAAAEIMPPEIKSTASSAVATFNWFLAFIVTRFFNNLVVSIGGDVTFYIFSGISLAGSVFVLLFVPETKGKTTQEIQDILSGVRPGNADSKGVENPNFKS; from the exons ATGAATTCAAACCGGTCCAGTAGTTCCTCTTCGCATTTTAACGATTCCGATTTCAGTTCTACTTCCAGCGATATCGCGAATCAtgacaaatttacaaaaaaaagaaagaaattttcgaaaaaaattaagaagaacGCTCGTATTAGCGAGCAGAAACATATACAGGATATTCTA AACAGAATGGACGTTACAACGGGGGAGAGTCGGGGAAAGCGGTTGCCTCAATACTTGGCCGCATTATCAG tttGTTTGGGTTCGGTAGCTGCCGGATCGGTGCTAGGTTGGACCGGTACCATATCggaggttttaaaaaaatcagctttaAACGGCATTCCGGTAGACGAGAACGTCCTAGGATGGATCTCTGGATTCGCCACCCTGGGTGCTATGGTCATATGTTTTCCTATTGG TTTCATATGTGACTATATTGGAAGAAAATGGGCGTGTCTTTTAACAATTATTCCATTTACCGTGGGATGGTTACTGGTAATATTTGCTAATGGTACTGCCATGTTATATATAGGAAGGTTTCTAACTGGAATAGCAG GTGGTGCTTTTTGTGTAGCTGCACCGCTCTATACCAGCGAAATAGCCGAAAAAGAAATCAGGGGAGCGCTAGGAAGCTATTTCCAACTATTGCTTACCGTGGGAATTTTATTTGCCTATGTTTTGGGTGCTTTTTGCACGCCGCAAATGCTGAGTATTATTTGTGCCTTTATACCGATCCTTTTTGGATTGGTATTCTTCTTTCAACCCGAAACTCCG gtgtatttattgaaaaaacgaaACAGGTCCGGAGCTTTGAGCAGTTTACGGAGATTACGGGGAGAAGCGTATAATAGCGAAAACGAAATTAGAGAATTACAGGAACAATTGGATAGGAGCGAACAGGAAACT gtttcatTCTTTCAAGCTCTACAAACTAAGGCCGCAAAAAAGGCTCTTTTCATTTGCTTCAGTTTGATGATCATTCAGCAGTTGAGTGGTGTGAATGCCGTCATCTTTTTCACCTCTACCATTTTCGCTAGCACGGGAGGCTCTATCGATCCAAACTATGCTACCattg gAATAGGAGTTGTTCAAGTCACGGCCACTTTTATCGCATCCCTGGTAATAGACAAATTCGGCCGGAAAATCCTGCTAATTGGATCAGCGATATGCATGGCATTGTCCGGATGTCTCCTGGGAATCTACTTTTCATTGAACGATCGTCACTTGGTCAGCAAGGAAATTATCAGCGATCTCGGCTTTTTACCGATCGTGAGTCTCGTGATTTTCATCAGTGTTTTCTCGTTGGGTTTTGGTCCGATCCCTTGGATGGCCGCTGCTGAAATTATGCCACCAG AAATCAAATCTACTGCCAGTTCTGCGGTCGCCACCTTTAACTGGTTCCTGGCTTTTATCGTAACCaggtttttcaataatttggtTGTTTCAATAGGAG gtGACGTGACTTTCTACATTTTTTCGGGAATCTCGTTGGCGGGCAGCGTTTTCGTTTTATTGTTTGTTCCGGAAACGAAAGGCAAAACCACTCAAGAGATTCAGGACATTTTAAGCGGAGTCAGGCCTGGAAACGCCGACAGTAAAGGAGTGGAAAATCCCAATTTTAagagttaa
- the LOC126741513 gene encoding adipokinetic hormone/corazonin-related peptide receptor variant I-like isoform X2, with the protein MYMILFFVAGIGNLTVFISLFRSRHRKSRISLMIRHLAVADLIVTFVMIPIEVCWRLTGRWLAGNVACKMVQFVRALGPYLSSNVLVCISLDRYFAVMHPLQVNAARKRGKMMLMVAWGASLTYCVPQCFVFHLRSHPLNPDYKQCVTFGSFPNEFLELIYNLSCLVFLYFIPLTVIIVSYSCILAEISKTSKAHRVNNSKESIKNSSNKLRLRRSDTKTIERARSRTLRMTVIIVVIYILCCTPYTVMTLWYMFDRTTAEQSLPVLVQDFFFMMVISNSCMNPIVYGSFVIDFKKFSCQCSECGEKTSTDSMIPLNSGMVKKIPNIPI; encoded by the exons ATGTACATGATCCTGTTTTTCGTTGCCGGAATCGGGAATTTGACGgtttttatttcactttttcGCTCGAGACACCGAAAGTCCAGGATTTCGTTGATGATCCGACACTTGGCCGTAGCAGATCTAATTGTAACTTTTGTAATGATACCGATTGAA GTTTGTTGGCGACTTACTGGTCGATGGTTGGCAGGCAACGTAGCATGCAAAATGGTGCAATTCGTACGCGCTCTAGGACCTTATTTGAGCAGTAACGTATTGGtctgcatttccctggatcgcTATTTTGCGGTTATGCATCCCCTTCAAGTCAATGCCGCCAGAAAAAGAGGAAAAATGATGTTAATGGTCGCCTGGGGAGCCTCTTTGACCTATTGTGTGCCCCAG TGCTTCGTTTTCCATTTACGGTCTCACCCGCTAAATCCAGATTACAAACAATGCGTGACCTTCGGATCATTTCCCAACGAGTTTCTGGAACTGATTTATAATCTGTCCTGTTTGGTCTTTTTGTACTTTATTCCGTTAACGGTCATCATTGTGTCTTACAGTTGTATACTCGCTGAGATTTCCAAAACGTCCAAAGCTCACCGAGTTAATAATT CAAAAGAATCAATAAAGAACTCCAGTAACAAATTAAGACTTAGAAGATCCGACACCAAAACTATAGAGAGGGCAAGAAGCAGGACTCTAAGAATGACCGTTATAATAGTTGTCATATACATTTTGTGCTGTACGCCCTACACTGTTATGACTTTATG GTACATGTTTGATAGGACTACAGCGGAGCAAAGCCTGCCAGTTTTAGTAcaagattttttctttatgatGGTGATCTCCAACAGTTGCATGAATCCGATTGTTTATGGCAGTTTcgttattgattttaaaaagttttcctGCCAATGTTCGGAATGCGGAGAAAAAACATCAACCGATTCAATGATACCCT TAAACTCTGGAATGGTTAAAAAAATCCCCAACATCCCGATATAG
- the LOC126741301 gene encoding facilitated trehalose transporter Tret1-like isoform X3, which produces MDVTTGESRGKRLPQYLAALSVCLGSVAAGSVLGWTGTISEVLKKSALNGIPVDENVLGWISGFATLGAMVICFPIGFICDYIGRKWACLLTIIPFTVGWLLVIFANGTAMLYIGRFLTGIAGGAFCVAAPLYTSEIAEKEIRGALGSYFQLLLTVGILFAYVLGAFCTPQMLSIICAFIPILFGLVFFFQPETPVYLLKKRNRSGALSSLRRLRGEAYNSENEIRELQEQLDRSEQETVSFFQALQTKAAKKALFICFSLMIIQQLSGVNAVIFFTSTIFASTGGSIDPNYATIGIGVVQVTATFIASLVIDKFGRKILLIGSAICMALSGCLLGIYFSLNDRHLVSKEIISDLGFLPIVSLVIFISVFSLGFGPIPWMAAAEIMPPEIKSTASSAVATFNWFLAFIVTRFFNNLVVSIGGDVTFYIFSGISLAGSVFVLLFVPETKGKTTQEIQDILSGVRPGNADSKGVENPNFKS; this is translated from the exons ATGGACGTTACAACGGGGGAGAGTCGGGGAAAGCGGTTGCCTCAATACTTGGCCGCATTATCAG tttGTTTGGGTTCGGTAGCTGCCGGATCGGTGCTAGGTTGGACCGGTACCATATCggaggttttaaaaaaatcagctttaAACGGCATTCCGGTAGACGAGAACGTCCTAGGATGGATCTCTGGATTCGCCACCCTGGGTGCTATGGTCATATGTTTTCCTATTGG TTTCATATGTGACTATATTGGAAGAAAATGGGCGTGTCTTTTAACAATTATTCCATTTACCGTGGGATGGTTACTGGTAATATTTGCTAATGGTACTGCCATGTTATATATAGGAAGGTTTCTAACTGGAATAGCAG GTGGTGCTTTTTGTGTAGCTGCACCGCTCTATACCAGCGAAATAGCCGAAAAAGAAATCAGGGGAGCGCTAGGAAGCTATTTCCAACTATTGCTTACCGTGGGAATTTTATTTGCCTATGTTTTGGGTGCTTTTTGCACGCCGCAAATGCTGAGTATTATTTGTGCCTTTATACCGATCCTTTTTGGATTGGTATTCTTCTTTCAACCCGAAACTCCG gtgtatttattgaaaaaacgaaACAGGTCCGGAGCTTTGAGCAGTTTACGGAGATTACGGGGAGAAGCGTATAATAGCGAAAACGAAATTAGAGAATTACAGGAACAATTGGATAGGAGCGAACAGGAAACT gtttcatTCTTTCAAGCTCTACAAACTAAGGCCGCAAAAAAGGCTCTTTTCATTTGCTTCAGTTTGATGATCATTCAGCAGTTGAGTGGTGTGAATGCCGTCATCTTTTTCACCTCTACCATTTTCGCTAGCACGGGAGGCTCTATCGATCCAAACTATGCTACCattg gAATAGGAGTTGTTCAAGTCACGGCCACTTTTATCGCATCCCTGGTAATAGACAAATTCGGCCGGAAAATCCTGCTAATTGGATCAGCGATATGCATGGCATTGTCCGGATGTCTCCTGGGAATCTACTTTTCATTGAACGATCGTCACTTGGTCAGCAAGGAAATTATCAGCGATCTCGGCTTTTTACCGATCGTGAGTCTCGTGATTTTCATCAGTGTTTTCTCGTTGGGTTTTGGTCCGATCCCTTGGATGGCCGCTGCTGAAATTATGCCACCAG AAATCAAATCTACTGCCAGTTCTGCGGTCGCCACCTTTAACTGGTTCCTGGCTTTTATCGTAACCaggtttttcaataatttggtTGTTTCAATAGGAG gtGACGTGACTTTCTACATTTTTTCGGGAATCTCGTTGGCGGGCAGCGTTTTCGTTTTATTGTTTGTTCCGGAAACGAAAGGCAAAACCACTCAAGAGATTCAGGACATTTTAAGCGGAGTCAGGCCTGGAAACGCCGACAGTAAAGGAGTGGAAAATCCCAATTTTAagagttaa